AGCGCAGCGGCGATGTTCACGGTGGTGGTGGTTTTACCCACTCCGCCCTTTTGGTTGGACACCGTGAAGATCCGGGTCTTTTCCGGGCGCGGAAGCTTTCGCCCCATCAAGCGCTCACGGCGCTTCGTCTCGTGGGCAAGCTCACGGGCGATGGGGCTCGAGTCGTCGATGGCGTCAATGACGTTGGAGCGACCGCTGGAGGTTGTTTCACGTGAAACCACGCTTCCGGAAGAGGGAGAGGAAACCGTTTTAGGGTGATTACCGCCCCGACCCGGAGCCGTGGCGGTACCCGACAGTCCTGACCCAGCGACAGAACGTGCCGACCCCAAGGACACAAACGGCGGGATCCGTTGTGCGGAGGCTTCACTACTGGTCACTGGGGCACACTCACTCTCGTTCAGCCAATTTTGCTGCCGTTGTCTAGCCTAACTGCTCGCACCTGCTGACAGCCGTCAGCGGGCCCGCGTTAGGACTTCTTTTGGGACTTGTTCACCACGATGCGGACCACCGTGGTGGGTTCTTCCAGCAGGTTGTCACCCACCGTCAGCACCGAGGTCTCCACACCACCCAGCTTGCGGATGGTCTTTGCCGCCTTCTCGATCTCTTCGCCGGCGCTGCGGCCCTTGATCGCCACCACTTCACCGTGCCCTCCCAACAGCGGGATGGTAAGGCCGGCAAGGTTGGTCAACGCCGAAACGGCGCGGGCCGTCACCACGTCGGCCTCCACGTGTCCCACGGCCAGCTCGGCCCGCGTACGCATCACCGTGACATTGTCCAGGCCGAGGTCATCAACCACTTCCTGGAGCCAGATCACCCTGCGCTCCAGCGGTTCGATGAGGGTCAGCTCAAGGTCGGGACGCGCGATGGCAAGGCAAAGACCAGGCAGTCCTGCGCCGCTTCCGACGTCGGCCACATGGCTCCCCTGGGCGATCTCGCTTTCAATGACCGCGCAATTGAGCACGTGGCGGCTCCACAGCCTGGGAACCTCGCGCGGGCCAATCAGGCCCCGTTCCGTCCCGGACGTGGCGAGGTGCTCAACATACCGCTTGGCCAGCTCGAGGCGGTCGCCGAAGATCTTCTCAGCAGCGCGGAGCTCTGCTGCCGTGATGTCAACCATAACTATTGGGTCAGCATTCTCTAGTCTGCGGAAACAACAATGTGGCGTCCGGCGCCTTCGCCCTCGGACTCGCTGACCAGGCCGAGATCGGCCACGGCGTCGTGCACGATCTTGCGTTCGTAGGCACTCATCGGCTCAAGGGCCACCGGCTTGCCGGTTTCCTTCACGGAAGCCGCGGCGTCCTCGGCGACCTTCTGCAAATGCCCGGTACGTTCCTGCCGGTAGCCGTTGATGTCCAGGACAAGCCGCGAACGGTT
This region of Arthrobacter sp. DNA4 genomic DNA includes:
- the rsmG gene encoding 16S rRNA (guanine(527)-N(7))-methyltransferase RsmG translates to MVDITAAELRAAEKIFGDRLELAKRYVEHLATSGTERGLIGPREVPRLWSRHVLNCAVIESEIAQGSHVADVGSGAGLPGLCLAIARPDLELTLIEPLERRVIWLQEVVDDLGLDNVTVMRTRAELAVGHVEADVVTARAVSALTNLAGLTIPLLGGHGEVVAIKGRSAGEEIEKAAKTIRKLGGVETSVLTVGDNLLEEPTTVVRIVVNKSQKKS